In one Vagococcus entomophilus genomic region, the following are encoded:
- the pstC gene encoding phosphate ABC transporter permease subunit PstC produces MKTESIKKNLTTRSKKAKIERFGKLVSFICILIIIAVVVAIFYFVSSKGLATFFQNKVNVIDFIFGKDWQPSSVDQSGKPLVGALPMIAGSFIVTVLSAIVATPFAVGTAIFMVEVSPKRGANLLQPVIELLVGIPSVVYGFIGLSVIVPWIRGIFGGTGFGILAGAIILFIMILPTVTSMTVDALKSVPRHYREASLALGATRWQTTYKVVLRVATPGILTAVIFGMSRAFGEALAIQMVIGNSAVMPTGLLTPAATLTSVLTMGIGNTISGTLQNNVLWSLALVLLFMSLFFNLIMRMIAKKGAMN; encoded by the coding sequence ATGAAGACGGAATCGATTAAAAAAAATTTAACGACCAGATCGAAAAAAGCTAAAATTGAACGTTTTGGCAAGTTAGTCAGCTTTATCTGTATTTTAATCATTATTGCAGTCGTTGTAGCCATTTTTTATTTTGTCTCAAGCAAAGGACTAGCAACTTTTTTTCAAAATAAAGTCAATGTTATTGATTTTATTTTTGGTAAAGATTGGCAACCAAGCTCGGTTGATCAGTCAGGAAAACCTTTGGTAGGAGCGCTCCCGATGATTGCGGGATCGTTTATTGTGACGGTGTTATCCGCTATTGTAGCAACGCCTTTTGCAGTTGGAACCGCGATTTTTATGGTAGAGGTTTCACCAAAACGGGGCGCTAATTTATTGCAGCCTGTTATTGAATTATTAGTTGGAATTCCTTCTGTTGTGTATGGTTTTATTGGTCTGTCTGTGATTGTTCCGTGGATCAGAGGAATTTTTGGTGGGACAGGATTTGGGATTCTAGCAGGGGCTATTATTTTATTTATCATGATACTGCCAACGGTGACAAGTATGACTGTGGATGCGCTCAAGAGTGTACCAAGGCATTACCGGGAAGCATCACTTGCTCTTGGAGCAACAAGATGGCAAACGACCTATAAAGTGGTGCTTCGAGTTGCCACACCAGGGATACTAACCGCTGTTATATTTGGTATGAGTCGTGCGTTCGGGGAAGCACTTGCAATCCAAATGGTAATTGGAAACTCAGCTGTGATGCCCACAGGCTTGCTGACACCAGCGGCTACACTGACAAGTGTCCTTACTATGGGGATTGGCAATACAATTAGTGGTACACTCCAAAATAATGTTTTGTGGTCGCTAGCACTGGTCTTACTCTTTATGTCATTATTCTTTAATTTAATCATGAGAATGATCGCAAAGAAAGGAGCGATGAACTAA